A single genomic interval of Streptococcus oralis subsp. dentisani harbors:
- a CDS encoding VanZ family protein — protein sequence MTKKRELILKLGVAVYSLCIVCFCFTPQPQLPTGVETPGIQTFGRLVFLLTPLNSLWNLGEVTSLGQVLWIFLQNILNVFLLFPLVFQLIYLCPNLRQTKKILLLSFLLSLGIECTQLLLDFFFDFNRVFEIDDLWTNTLGGYLAWLLYKLLHKNKIRN from the coding sequence ATGACTAAAAAAAGAGAATTAATCTTGAAATTGGGAGTGGCTGTTTATAGTCTATGCATTGTCTGTTTTTGTTTTACTCCCCAGCCTCAACTTCCTACAGGAGTGGAAACTCCAGGTATTCAAACTTTTGGACGCCTGGTTTTTCTTTTAACTCCCTTAAACTCCCTTTGGAATCTGGGTGAAGTGACCAGTTTGGGACAAGTCCTTTGGATCTTTTTGCAGAACATTTTGAATGTCTTCTTGCTTTTCCCACTGGTCTTTCAACTGATCTATCTCTGTCCAAATTTACGACAAACGAAAAAAATCCTCCTTCTCAGTTTTCTACTGAGCCTGGGGATCGAGTGTACGCAACTACTCTTAGACTTTTTCTTTGATTTTAATCGCGTCTTTGAAATTGATGATTTGTGGACCAATACCTTGGGAGGCTATCTGGCTTGGCTCCTCTATAAACTACTGCATAAAAACAAGATAAGGAATTAG
- a CDS encoding ABC-F family ATP-binding cassette domain-containing protein, which yields MSILEVKNLSHGFGDRAIFEDVSFRLLKGEHIGLVGANGEGKSTFMSIVTGKMLPDEGKVEWSKYVTAGYLDQHAVLKEGQTVRDVLRTAFDELFKAEARINDLYMEMAEEGADIDALMEEVGELQDRLESRDFYTLDARIDEVARALGVMDYGMDTDVTDLSGGQRTKVLLAKLLLEKPDILLLDEPTNYLDAEHIDWLKRYLQNYENAFVLISHDIPFLNDVINIVYHVENQQLTRYSGDYYQFQEVYAMKKSQLEAAYERQQKEIADLKDFVARNKARVATRNMAMSRQKKLDKMDIIELQSEKPKPSFDFKPARTPGRFIFQAKDLQIGYDRPLTKPLNLTFERNQKVAIIGANGIGKTTLLKSLLGIIPPIAGEVERGDYLELGYFEQEVEGGNRQTPLEAVWNAFPALNQAEVRAALARCGLTTKHIESQIQVLSGGEQAKVRFCLLMNRENNVLVLDEPTNHLDVDAKDELKRALKEYKGSILMVCHEPDFYEGWMNQIWDFNKLT from the coding sequence ATGAGTATCTTAGAAGTTAAAAATCTGAGTCACGGTTTTGGTGACCGTGCAATTTTTGAAGATGTGTCCTTCCGTCTCCTCAAGGGAGAACATATCGGTTTAGTCGGTGCCAATGGCGAGGGGAAATCAACCTTTATGAGTATCGTGACTGGTAAAATGCTACCAGATGAAGGGAAGGTTGAGTGGTCTAAGTATGTGACCGCTGGCTATCTGGACCAGCACGCTGTGCTAAAAGAAGGCCAAACCGTACGTGATGTTCTCCGTACAGCCTTTGATGAGCTTTTTAAAGCAGAAGCTCGTATCAATGATCTTTATATGGAGATGGCTGAAGAGGGAGCAGATATCGATGCGCTGATGGAAGAAGTTGGCGAACTCCAAGACCGTTTGGAAAGTCGTGATTTCTATACCTTGGATGCCAGGATTGATGAAGTAGCGCGTGCTCTCGGTGTCATGGATTATGGTATGGATACAGATGTAACAGACTTGTCTGGTGGACAAAGAACCAAGGTACTCTTGGCTAAACTTCTCCTTGAAAAGCCAGATATCTTGTTGCTGGACGAGCCAACCAACTACTTGGATGCCGAACATATTGACTGGCTCAAACGCTATCTCCAAAACTATGAGAATGCCTTTGTCCTTATTTCGCACGATATTCCTTTCCTCAACGACGTGATCAATATTGTCTACCATGTGGAGAACCAACAATTGACTCGCTATTCTGGAGACTACTACCAGTTTCAAGAAGTCTATGCTATGAAGAAATCTCAGTTAGAGGCAGCCTACGAACGCCAACAGAAAGAGATTGCAGACCTTAAGGACTTTGTTGCCCGAAATAAAGCCCGTGTTGCTACACGAAACATGGCCATGTCCCGTCAGAAGAAATTGGATAAGATGGATATCATTGAACTTCAAAGTGAGAAGCCAAAACCATCCTTTGATTTCAAACCAGCTCGTACACCTGGGCGCTTTATCTTCCAAGCTAAGGACTTGCAGATTGGTTATGACCGTCCACTCACCAAACCCTTAAACCTTACCTTTGAACGAAATCAAAAGGTTGCCATTATCGGGGCAAATGGTATCGGGAAAACAACCCTCTTGAAGTCTCTCTTGGGGATAATTCCACCAATCGCTGGAGAAGTTGAACGTGGCGACTACCTTGAACTTGGCTACTTTGAGCAGGAAGTGGAGGGGGGCAATCGTCAGACACCTCTAGAAGCAGTCTGGAATGCCTTTCCAGCCCTCAACCAAGCAGAAGTTCGGGCTGCCCTTGCTCGCTGTGGCTTGACAACCAAGCATATCGAAAGTCAAATTCAGGTCCTATCAGGTGGGGAACAAGCCAAGGTGCGTTTCTGTCTCTTGATGAATCGTGAAAACAACGTTTTAGTACTTGACGAGCCGACCAACCACCTGGATGTGGATGCTAAGGACGAACTCAAACGGGCTCTTAAAGAATATAAAGGAAGTATCCTCATGGTCTGCCACGAGCCAGACTTCTATGAAGGCTGGATGAACCAAATCTGGGACTTTAACAAGCTAACTTAA
- a CDS encoding zinc-ribbon domain-containing protein produces MILFWGSKGYQKDLGHTQTAIECGHCNNVDTWEIVETGRKFTLYWIPLFPYGKSYFVSCPICHYGKEIEKSEVENYLNY; encoded by the coding sequence ATGATTTTATTTTGGGGTTCTAAAGGTTATCAGAAAGATTTGGGACATACGCAAACTGCGATCGAATGTGGTCACTGTAACAATGTCGACACGTGGGAAATTGTTGAAACAGGGCGCAAATTTACCCTCTACTGGATTCCACTTTTCCCTTATGGTAAAAGTTACTTCGTTTCTTGTCCGATTTGCCACTACGGTAAAGAAATTGAGAAATCTGAAGTTGAAAACTATTTAAATTACTAG
- a CDS encoding peptidylprolyl isomerase: protein MKKLATLLLLSTVALAGCTSIQRSLHGDDYVDSSISAEESSKAAAQAAKDLNDALTNENANFPQLSKEVAEDEAEVILHTSQGDIRIKLFPKLAPLAVENFLTHAKDGYYNGITFHRVIDGFMVQTGDPKGDGTGGQSIWHDKDKTKDKGTGFKNEISPYLYNIRGALAMANTGQPNTNGSQFFINQNSTDISAKLPTSKYPKKIIEAYKEGGNPSLDGKHPVFGQVIDGMDIVDKIAKAEKDEKDKPTTAITIDSIEVVKDYDFSKK from the coding sequence ATGAAAAAACTAGCAACCCTTCTTTTACTATCAACTGTAGCCCTTGCTGGATGTACTAGTATCCAACGCAGTCTGCATGGCGATGACTATGTTGACTCTAGTATCTCAGCTGAAGAAAGTTCTAAAGCAGCTGCTCAGGCTGCCAAAGATTTGAATGACGCTTTAACCAATGAAAATGCCAACTTCCCTCAACTTTCTAAGGAAGTTGCTGAAGATGAAGCCGAAGTCATTCTCCACACAAGTCAGGGTGATATTCGCATCAAACTCTTCCCCAAACTAGCTCCTCTAGCAGTTGAAAACTTCCTTACTCACGCTAAAGATGGCTACTATAACGGCATCACCTTCCACCGTGTCATCGATGGCTTTATGGTCCAAACTGGAGATCCTAAGGGAGATGGTACAGGGGGCCAATCTATCTGGCATGATAAGGATAAAACGAAGGACAAGGGAACTGGTTTCAAAAATGAAATCTCTCCTTACCTATACAATATCCGCGGTGCCCTTGCTATGGCTAATACTGGTCAACCAAATACCAACGGTAGCCAGTTCTTCATCAACCAAAACTCTACAGATATCTCTGCTAAACTCCCTACAAGCAAGTATCCAAAGAAAATCATCGAAGCCTATAAAGAAGGTGGAAATCCAAGTCTAGACGGCAAACACCCAGTCTTTGGCCAAGTCATCGACGGCATGGATATTGTTGACAAGATTGCCAAGGCTGAAAAAGATGAAAAAGACAAACCAACTACTGCTATCACTATCGATAGTATCGAAGTGGTAAAAGATTACGATTTCAGCAAAAAATAA
- a CDS encoding helix-turn-helix transcriptional regulator — protein MTKESKIITNLKSVRESTGMTQKELADLIGMRRETILHLENNRYNPSLEMALKIAQVFNLKVEDLFELRQKEEA, from the coding sequence ATGACCAAAGAAAGCAAGATTATTACTAATCTCAAATCTGTTCGTGAGTCCACAGGCATGACCCAGAAGGAGTTAGCCGACCTCATCGGCATGCGACGCGAGACAATTCTGCACTTGGAAAATAACCGTTACAATCCTTCGCTGGAAATGGCTCTTAAAATTGCTCAAGTTTTTAATCTGAAAGTAGAAGACCTCTTTGAACTCAGACAGAAAGAGGAAGCATAA
- a CDS encoding CadD family cadmium resistance transporter, translating into MIQNVVTSIILYSGTAVDLLIILMLFFAKRKSRKDIINIYLGQFLGSVSLILLSLLFAFVLNYIPSKEILGLLGLIPIFLGLKVLLLGDSDGEAIAKDGLRKDNKNLIFLVAMITFASCGADNIGVFVPYFITLNLANLIVALLTFLVMIYLLVFSAQKLAQVPSVGETLEKYSRWFIAVVYLGLGMYILIENNSFDMLRTVFG; encoded by the coding sequence ATGATTCAAAATGTTGTTACTTCAATAATCCTGTATTCTGGGACAGCCGTAGACTTACTTATTATCCTAATGTTATTTTTTGCCAAAAGAAAAAGCAGAAAAGACATCATTAACATCTATTTAGGACAATTTCTAGGCTCTGTTAGTCTAATATTGCTAAGTTTACTTTTTGCATTTGTCTTAAATTATATTCCTAGTAAAGAGATTTTAGGTTTGCTCGGTTTGATTCCAATTTTCCTAGGGCTCAAAGTTTTGCTTTTAGGAGATTCTGATGGAGAAGCTATTGCAAAAGATGGTTTGCGCAAAGATAATAAAAACCTGATTTTTCTAGTCGCTATGATTACTTTTGCAAGTTGTGGTGCTGACAATATTGGTGTTTTTGTCCCATATTTTATTACCTTAAATTTAGCGAATTTGATAGTGGCTTTACTTACCTTTCTAGTCATGATTTATCTCTTGGTTTTTTCTGCCCAAAAATTGGCACAAGTCCCTTCTGTTGGAGAAACTTTGGAAAAATATAGCAGATGGTTTATTGCCGTTGTTTATTTAGGATTGGGGATGTATATTCTGATTGAAAACAACAGCTTTGACATGCTAAGGACTGTGTTCGGCTAG
- the cadX gene encoding Cd(II)/Zn(II)-sensing metalloregulatory transcriptional regulator CadX → MKKDSICQVNIINQQNVTTATNYLEKEKVQKSLRILSKFTDNKQINIIFYLLAVEELCVCDIACLLNLSMASASHHLRKLANQNILDSRREGKIIYYFIKDEEIRDFFNQLG, encoded by the coding sequence ATGAAAAAAGATAGTATCTGCCAAGTGAATATTATAAATCAACAAAATGTTACAACCGCAACGAACTACCTTGAAAAGGAAAAAGTCCAAAAATCACTTCGCATTTTATCAAAATTTACCGATAATAAACAGATAAATATCATCTTTTATCTCCTTGCCGTCGAAGAACTCTGTGTCTGCGATATAGCCTGTTTACTAAATCTCAGTATGGCATCTGCCTCCCACCATCTTCGTAAACTAGCCAATCAAAACATCTTGGACTCTAGAAGAGAGGGGAAAATTATATATTATTTTATAAAAGATGAGGAAATCAGAGATTTTTTTAATCAACTAGGATAA
- the rpsP gene encoding 30S ribosomal protein S16 yields the protein MAVKIRLTRMGSKKKPFYRINVADSRSPRDGRFIETVGTYNPLVAENQVTLKEDRVLAWLADGAQPSDTVRNILSKEGVLKKFHDSKFSK from the coding sequence ATGGCAGTTAAAATCCGTTTGACTCGTATGGGTTCTAAGAAAAAACCTTTCTACCGTATCAACGTAGCAGACTCACGTTCACCACGTGACGGACGTTTCATCGAAACAGTTGGAACTTACAACCCACTTGTTGCTGAAAACCAAGTGACTTTGAAAGAAGACCGCGTTCTTGCATGGTTGGCTGATGGAGCTCAACCTTCAGATACAGTTCGCAACATCCTTTCAAAAGAAGGCGTATTGAAAAAATTCCACGATTCTAAATTCTCAAAATAA
- the kphA gene encoding RNA-binding protein KphA: protein MDTIENLIIAIVKPLISQPDALTIKIEDTPEFLEYHLDLDQSDVGRVIGRKGRTISAIRTIVYSVPTEDKKVRIVIDEK from the coding sequence ATGGATACGATTGAAAATCTCATTATTGCGATTGTGAAACCTTTGATTTCACAACCTGATGCCTTAACTATCAAGATTGAAGACACACCAGAGTTTTTGGAGTATCACTTGGATCTTGACCAAAGCGATGTCGGTCGTGTTATCGGTCGTAAGGGTCGCACTATCTCAGCGATAAGAACGATTGTCTACTCTGTCCCAACTGAAGACAAAAAAGTAAGAATCGTTATCGATGAAAAATAA
- a CDS encoding MazG nucleotide pyrophosphohydrolase domain-containing protein — protein sequence MKDLTFRQLQAYLLDHYQQSRTEEGLFIKLVEEVGEVAEVLNGRSGRKEGVQDSNEELAKELADIIHYTVAIATINDIDLTKTIFEKDKKAAIKYQHERDLEEFLDNFQEN from the coding sequence ATGAAGGATTTAACGTTTAGACAATTACAAGCTTACTTACTAGATCATTACCAGCAATCTCGAACTGAGGAAGGCCTCTTTATCAAGTTAGTGGAGGAAGTCGGAGAAGTAGCCGAGGTCTTGAATGGGCGCTCTGGTCGAAAAGAGGGTGTCCAGGACTCAAATGAAGAACTAGCCAAAGAACTGGCTGATATCATTCACTACACTGTCGCAATTGCGACCATCAACGATATTGACCTAACCAAAACCATCTTTGAGAAAGATAAGAAGGCTGCCATTAAGTATCAGCATGAACGAGATTTGGAAGAATTTTTGGATAACTTCCAAGAGAACTAG
- a CDS encoding putative immunity protein, translated as MRPEDYAWNEFERTAYKTKMNHLPSPYKVAIWDDSEKRLELEQILDRLPQKELARWALENSRDFLSLIDIGDEGEKNKIIRQAYEAFDERLRNEISPYELRKVGFTANLLSKNAQNQIAKYAARVFVQAISTAHMRGHAIVSADYAIKVRNLQEADKLELVRQEREKQIRLAESFLANVIDKR; from the coding sequence ATGAGACCAGAGGATTATGCATGGAATGAGTTTGAACGAACTGCCTATAAGACTAAAATGAATCACTTACCCAGTCCTTACAAAGTTGCCATTTGGGACGACTCTGAGAAAAGATTGGAACTAGAACAAATACTGGATAGACTTCCTCAGAAAGAACTAGCTCGATGGGCATTAGAGAACTCGCGAGATTTCTTATCTTTAATTGATATCGGTGATGAAGGTGAGAAAAATAAAATAATTCGGCAAGCTTATGAGGCTTTTGATGAGCGATTAAGAAATGAGATTTCACCTTATGAGCTGAGAAAGGTAGGTTTCACAGCAAATCTCCTCTCTAAAAATGCCCAAAATCAAATCGCTAAGTACGCTGCCAGAGTCTTTGTACAAGCTATTTCAACAGCCCATATGAGAGGACACGCCATCGTTTCCGCGGATTATGCTATCAAAGTAAGGAATCTCCAAGAGGCAGACAAGTTAGAACTTGTGAGACAAGAACGAGAAAAGCAGATCAGACTGGCTGAATCCTTTTTAGCTAATGTAATAGATAAACGGTGA
- a CDS encoding DMT family transporter has translation MNEKTKAYLAALSFSAIIGFSFLFTKIALGYASPLTNLAHRYTIAALVLVILHQTKLINVSLSRKDILSILPMSLFYPLLFFIFQSFALQYISSSEAGILQALVPIFTLLLASVFLKEKTSLLQKFFLILSVAGVVFIFLSKGANFSTETASLGFLLMLGSVLANAINNILSKAKGGRYRAMDMTAVVIFVGFVTFNTLSLTSHYLEGNILAYVEPLGKLPYLLSILYLGILASIVTGSLSIYAIVRLGASTVSVFGNLGTVLTILAGALILHEPIYSYHVIGATLIIAGILGMNLMRKK, from the coding sequence ATGAACGAGAAAACAAAAGCATACCTAGCTGCTTTATCCTTTTCAGCCATCATTGGTTTTTCTTTTTTATTTACTAAGATTGCTTTAGGCTATGCCAGTCCTCTCACAAACTTAGCACATCGCTATACAATCGCTGCTTTGGTATTGGTCATCCTTCATCAAACAAAACTTATCAATGTGAGTTTAAGTAGAAAAGATATTCTTTCAATTCTGCCTATGAGTCTTTTCTATCCACTCCTCTTCTTTATTTTCCAATCCTTTGCTTTACAGTATATATCGTCTTCTGAAGCGGGAATTTTACAAGCGCTTGTCCCGATTTTTACTCTCCTTTTAGCATCAGTCTTTCTCAAGGAAAAGACAAGCTTGCTACAAAAGTTCTTTTTAATTTTATCCGTAGCAGGAGTAGTTTTCATCTTCCTTAGCAAAGGAGCAAACTTTAGCACTGAAACTGCTAGTTTGGGCTTTCTCTTGATGTTGGGATCTGTTCTCGCCAATGCGATAAACAATATTCTCAGCAAGGCTAAAGGAGGCCGCTATCGGGCCATGGATATGACAGCTGTTGTGATATTTGTTGGCTTCGTCACCTTTAATACGCTGAGTCTGACCTCGCACTATCTAGAGGGGAACATATTAGCCTACGTAGAGCCGCTTGGAAAGCTACCCTATCTGCTTTCCATCCTCTATTTGGGAATTCTAGCCTCTATCGTGACTGGTAGTCTATCTATCTATGCTATTGTTCGACTTGGAGCATCAACCGTCAGTGTCTTTGGTAATCTTGGAACAGTTTTGACCATTCTAGCTGGGGCTCTTATCCTCCACGAACCGATTTATAGCTACCATGTCATCGGAGCAACTTTGATTATTGCTGGAATTTTAGGCATGAATCTGATGAGAAAAAAGTAA
- a CDS encoding alpha/beta fold hydrolase, with protein sequence MKPNDIAEAIAFYNREPEMLKRHVIAVVDCDLVVYHRPGNASKGHIIFYHGACGRSQMWAHQYDAFDGFDLYFVNVRGQGESPMKVGLPDLEGAVQDVDAILSYFRLDKVILVGHSWGGNPLQEYTYRHPERVLALVMVDSWGQHRYLSDKERGRIKYSSLMYKTIPWKVIADKNSKMCSDNPITRELVKTAIIETGRDVFLNLGITGFLAVHEIEGYKGNPPMLLVRGENDFPKHLKIIYDGIIALNPNAHQVTISDSKHQPMNDHPQEFNQIVGDFFEEVVAL encoded by the coding sequence ATGAAGCCAAATGATATTGCTGAAGCTATTGCTTTTTATAACAGAGAACCCGAGATGTTGAAACGTCACGTTATAGCGGTCGTAGATTGTGATTTGGTTGTTTATCATCGTCCTGGAAACGCAAGTAAAGGACACATTATTTTTTATCATGGAGCTTGTGGACGTAGTCAGATGTGGGCCCACCAGTATGATGCTTTTGATGGATTTGACCTTTACTTTGTCAATGTTAGAGGGCAGGGTGAATCACCTATGAAAGTTGGCCTACCCGACCTGGAAGGCGCTGTTCAAGATGTAGATGCTATTTTGTCTTATTTCCGGCTAGATAAGGTGATATTGGTTGGTCATTCTTGGGGAGGAAATCCACTTCAAGAGTACACCTATCGCCATCCAGAAAGAGTCCTAGCCTTGGTCATGGTAGATAGTTGGGGACAGCATCGTTACCTATCAGATAAAGAAAGAGGTCGAATCAAATATAGTTCTCTTATGTACAAAACGATTCCTTGGAAGGTGATTGCTGATAAGAACTCAAAAATGTGTAGTGATAACCCTATCACAAGAGAATTGGTCAAGACGGCCATTATAGAAACTGGGCGAGATGTTTTCTTGAACCTTGGAATCACAGGTTTCTTGGCAGTCCATGAGATAGAAGGATATAAAGGAAATCCTCCCATGCTATTAGTAAGAGGAGAAAATGATTTTCCCAAACACCTAAAAATAATCTATGATGGTATCATTGCTCTAAATCCCAATGCGCATCAAGTAACGATTTCAGACAGCAAACACCAACCGATGAATGACCATCCTCAAGAGTTTAATCAGATAGTTGGTGATTTTTTTGAAGAGGTAGTAGCCTTGTAA
- a CDS encoding alpha/beta hydrolase, with amino-acid sequence MKRFEVTTKIGSLSVTYKKQKKVLVCLNGAGLLPSYENFSLILEKLPSTIGYLTIDFPNTGRSPIHDQSGKNLDNLIDAVYEVLEELAISEYILCVHSLSGILACKLLNKSIKCQALLAIEPTTKKVMFSDFSENPYPEMEEQMRLIDECGPELYFKNLTQATFSPETNKEIWKIMQEKGSELENQDTKFRISGEITEEDFENVSIEAHVPVFIFCQAYREKEYRDSEYWTSNTKLILGGNHHYLQWSESEKIATIIRELSE; translated from the coding sequence ATGAAACGGTTTGAAGTAACTACAAAAATTGGCAGTCTCTCTGTTACTTATAAAAAGCAAAAGAAAGTGCTTGTTTGTTTAAATGGCGCAGGTTTGCTACCAAGTTATGAAAATTTTTCACTTATACTTGAAAAACTTCCTTCCACAATTGGTTATTTGACAATTGATTTTCCAAACACAGGTAGGAGTCCGATTCATGACCAATCTGGAAAAAATCTGGACAATCTTATAGACGCGGTTTATGAAGTACTTGAAGAATTGGCGATTTCTGAATATATACTTTGTGTACATAGTTTGAGTGGAATTTTAGCTTGCAAATTGCTCAACAAATCAATTAAGTGTCAGGCTTTACTAGCAATTGAACCAACAACTAAAAAAGTAATGTTTTCTGATTTTTCAGAAAATCCCTATCCAGAAATGGAAGAGCAGATGAGGTTGATTGACGAGTGTGGTCCTGAACTTTATTTTAAGAACTTAACTCAAGCAACATTTAGTCCTGAAACGAATAAAGAAATCTGGAAAATAATGCAAGAAAAAGGCTCAGAGTTGGAAAATCAAGATACAAAATTTCGAATATCTGGAGAGATTACTGAGGAAGATTTTGAGAATGTATCTATAGAAGCTCATGTCCCTGTATTTATTTTTTGTCAGGCTTATAGAGAAAAAGAGTACAGAGACTCAGAATATTGGACTTCCAATACTAAACTCATTTTGGGAGGGAATCACCACTATTTACAATGGTCAGAATCAGAAAAAATTGCGACTATTATTCGAGAATTGTCAGAATAA
- the rimM gene encoding ribosome maturation factor RimM (Essential for efficient processing of 16S rRNA), with translation MNYFNVGKIVNTQGLQGEMRVLSVTDFAEERFKKGAELALFDEKDQFVQTVTIANHRKHKNFDIIKFKDMYHINAIEKYKGYSLKVAEEDLNDLDDGEFYYHEIIGLEVYEGDNLIGTIKEILQPGANDVWVVKRKGKRDLLLPYIPPVVLNVDIPNKRVEVEILEGLDDED, from the coding sequence ATGAACTACTTTAATGTTGGGAAAATCGTCAATACGCAGGGTCTGCAGGGTGAGATGCGAGTCTTGTCTGTGACGGATTTTGCTGAAGAACGTTTTAAAAAAGGGGCAGAACTGGCTTTATTTGATGAAAAAGATCAGTTTGTTCAAACAGTGACCATCGCTAACCACCGTAAGCATAAGAATTTTGACATTATCAAATTCAAAGACATGTACCATATCAATGCGATTGAGAAGTACAAGGGTTATAGTCTCAAGGTTGCTGAGGAAGATTTGAACGACTTAGATGATGGAGAATTCTATTATCACGAGATTATAGGTTTGGAAGTTTACGAGGGAGACAACTTGATTGGAACTATCAAGGAGATTCTGCAACCAGGTGCTAATGATGTCTGGGTGGTCAAGCGAAAAGGCAAGCGTGATTTGCTTTTACCTTACATTCCGCCAGTAGTTCTCAATGTTGATATTCCAAACAAGCGGGTCGAAGTGGAAATCTTAGAAGGACTAGATGATGAAGATTGA
- the trmD gene encoding tRNA (guanosine(37)-N1)-methyltransferase TrmD, giving the protein MKIDILTLFPEMFSPLEHSIVGKAREKGLLDIQYHNFREYAEKARHVDDEPYGGGQGMLLRAQPIFDAFDAIEKKHPRVILLDPAGKQFDQAYAEDLAKEEELIFICGHYEGYDERIKTLVTDEISLGDYVLTGGELAAMTMIDATVRLIPEVIGKESSHQDDSFSSGLLEYPQYTRPYDYRGMVVPDVLMSGHHEKIRQWRLYESLKKTYERRPDLLENYQLTAEEEKMLAEIRENKE; this is encoded by the coding sequence ATGAAGATTGATATTTTAACTCTCTTTCCTGAGATGTTTTCTCCGCTTGAGCACTCAATCGTTGGAAAGGCTCGAGAAAAAGGGCTCTTGGATATCCAGTACCATAATTTCAGAGAATACGCTGAAAAAGCTCGTCATGTTGATGATGAGCCCTACGGAGGCGGTCAGGGGATGTTGCTCCGAGCCCAACCCATTTTCGATGCCTTTGATGCTATTGAAAAGAAACATCCCCGCGTCATTCTTCTCGATCCTGCTGGAAAACAGTTTGATCAGGCTTATGCTGAGGATTTGGCCAAAGAAGAGGAACTGATCTTTATCTGCGGTCACTACGAAGGGTATGACGAGCGCATCAAGACCTTGGTAACCGATGAGATTTCTCTAGGAGACTATGTCTTGACTGGTGGTGAATTGGCGGCTATGACTATGATTGATGCGACTGTTCGCTTGATTCCTGAAGTGATTGGCAAGGAGTCTAGTCATCAGGACGATAGTTTTTCTTCGGGATTGCTCGAATATCCTCAATACACACGTCCTTATGACTATCGAGGCATGGTGGTTCCAGATGTGCTTATGAGTGGGCACCATGAGAAGATTCGCCAGTGGCGACTTTATGAGAGTTTAAAGAAAACCTACGAGCGCAGACCAGATTTGCTAGAAAACTATCAACTAACAGCAGAAGAAGAAAAAATGCTGGCTGAAATCAGAGAAAACAAAGAATAA
- a CDS encoding ATP cone domain-containing protein, translating into MQVIKRNGEVADFDPDKIYQAVLKAAQTVYVLTDDLRQNLAQVTKKVVLDLEEAKVERATISMIQSMVENRLLGAGYITIAEHYISYRLQRDLERSGYGDHIAVHLHFEQIR; encoded by the coding sequence ATGCAAGTAATCAAACGTAATGGAGAAGTTGCAGACTTTGATCCAGATAAAATCTACCAAGCTGTTCTAAAAGCGGCTCAGACTGTTTATGTTTTGACAGATGACCTACGTCAAAACCTAGCTCAAGTCACTAAAAAAGTAGTCTTGGATTTGGAAGAAGCAAAAGTAGAACGTGCGACCATTAGCATGATCCAATCAATGGTTGAAAATCGTTTGTTGGGGGCAGGATATATCACCATCGCAGAACACTACATTTCTTACCGCTTACAACGCGATTTGGAGAGAAGTGGTTACGGAGACCATATCGCAGTCCACCTGCATTTTGAACAAATTCGTTAA
- a CDS encoding YdbC family protein: MAEFTFEIEEHLLTLSENEKGWTKELNRVSFNGAPAKFDIRTWSPDHTKMGKGITLTNEEFQVMVDAFKGNQ; the protein is encoded by the coding sequence ATGGCAGAATTTACATTTGAAATCGAAGAACACTTACTGACCTTGTCTGAAAATGAAAAAGGATGGACAAAAGAACTAAATCGAGTCAGCTTTAATGGCGCACCAGCAAAGTTTGATATTCGGACTTGGAGCCCTGATCATACCAAAATGGGAAAAGGAATCACTCTTACAAATGAAGAATTTCAAGTAATGGTGGATGCTTTTAAAGGAAATCAATAA